In Sphingobacterium zeae, one genomic interval encodes:
- a CDS encoding FtsX-like permease family protein translates to MPWTLMEKIGYSDDYWGNNSIQTYIKLHQNVNIDQFQKTIQYYLRKHTDTKVANFIQPIGDQWLYSKFTAQGKPTSPRIIMVRSFIAIACLILLIASINFMNLSTAQSEKRAKEVGVRKVVGASKKLLIGQFLTESMVISFISGLLSLLITLIALPYFNELVSRELVIPFDDLLFWAAFAGFILVSGILSGSYPAFYLSSFLPTKVLKGKYLHIQQTFNPRKILVVSQFCIAIILIVTTLSIRRQIKHAQNRETGYNKERLVSIVDQGDIRKNSLLIKNELLSSGIAKQVSRTSAPLTKTMSFNYMEWDGKPKDDNTIFARMGADENLVKTAELELVAGRDFDLTQFPTDSGAMIINESAAKVFNFDDPIGKTVVDGRKWHIVGVVKDFIQESPFSAISPLVIQGAFSGTQVTNIRLNDHVSTSEALTAMEKIFKAYNPDYPFEYSFVDRNYAEKFKDFQQLGTLSSLFALLTIFISCLGLFGLTAYMAENRTKEIGIHKVLGASIFKIMRMLSQDFVLLVVLSCLVAFPIAYYIADQLLSEYTYRIAITWDIFFAAGLGALIIALLTMSYHAIKAALINPVVSLRDE, encoded by the coding sequence GTGCCTTGGACATTAATGGAAAAAATAGGTTATTCGGATGATTATTGGGGAAATAATTCTATACAGACGTACATCAAGTTACATCAAAACGTCAATATCGATCAATTCCAAAAGACTATCCAATATTATTTAAGAAAGCACACAGACACCAAAGTTGCCAATTTTATTCAGCCCATTGGCGACCAGTGGCTGTATAGCAAATTTACAGCGCAAGGAAAGCCGACTTCACCACGCATTATCATGGTCCGCTCTTTCATTGCTATTGCCTGTTTGATCCTTCTTATTGCCAGCATTAATTTCATGAATCTGAGCACGGCGCAGAGCGAAAAAAGGGCGAAGGAAGTAGGTGTCCGAAAAGTTGTGGGTGCAAGTAAAAAATTGCTGATCGGACAGTTCCTTACAGAATCAATGGTGATTTCCTTTATTTCGGGCCTATTATCGCTATTGATTACGCTAATCGCACTTCCCTATTTTAATGAATTGGTTTCGAGAGAACTCGTTATTCCTTTTGACGATCTTCTTTTCTGGGCCGCTTTTGCAGGTTTTATTTTAGTTTCCGGAATTCTTTCAGGAAGCTATCCCGCATTTTATTTGTCTTCTTTCCTCCCAACAAAAGTACTCAAAGGTAAATACCTCCATATTCAACAGACATTCAACCCGCGCAAAATCCTTGTTGTTTCCCAATTCTGTATTGCAATCATACTGATCGTCACAACGTTATCAATTCGACGCCAAATCAAACACGCTCAAAATAGAGAAACCGGATACAACAAAGAAAGGTTAGTAAGTATTGTCGATCAGGGAGACATCCGCAAAAATAGCTTACTGATAAAAAATGAATTGCTGTCATCCGGTATTGCCAAGCAGGTTTCAAGGACATCCGCACCACTGACGAAAACGATGAGTTTCAATTACATGGAATGGGATGGTAAGCCCAAAGACGACAACACTATTTTTGCTAGAATGGGAGCCGATGAAAATTTGGTCAAGACCGCCGAGCTCGAACTCGTTGCAGGGAGGGATTTTGACCTAACTCAATTTCCAACCGACTCTGGGGCAATGATTATTAACGAATCGGCGGCTAAAGTATTTAATTTCGACGATCCGATCGGCAAAACGGTTGTTGATGGCAGAAAATGGCATATTGTAGGCGTCGTGAAAGATTTTATTCAAGAATCGCCTTTCAGCGCCATTTCTCCACTCGTCATTCAGGGCGCTTTCTCAGGCACTCAGGTCACCAACATACGCCTAAACGATCATGTAAGCACTTCCGAGGCACTTACGGCTATGGAGAAGATCTTTAAAGCTTATAATCCCGACTATCCCTTTGAATACTCTTTTGTAGACCGTAATTATGCAGAAAAATTCAAAGACTTTCAACAGTTGGGCACACTTTCGAGCCTTTTCGCACTGTTGACCATTTTTATTTCCTGTCTCGGTTTATTTGGACTTACCGCCTATATGGCAGAGAACAGAACGAAAGAGATCGGCATCCATAAAGTACTGGGGGCTTCAATTTTTAAGATCATGCGGATGCTGTCGCAGGATTTTGTACTGCTGGTCGTTCTATCCTGCTTGGTTGCCTTTCCGATCGCCTATTATATTGCCGATCAACTCCTCAGCGAATACACGTATCGCATTGCTATCACCTGGGATATCTTTTTTGCTGCAGGATTGGGCGCGCTCATCATAGCATTGCTCACCATGAGTTATCACGCGATCAAAGCAGCCCTTATCAATCCGGTTGTGAGTTTGAGAGATGAGTAA
- a CDS encoding metallophosphoesterase family protein gives MVMNHLTTAILSFLFIVFSRLETVCAQEFKFAFLTDMHVYSDSTLGQVEHRLKSLPPAVDLLLSGGDNVDIDNLKAADLPAGEKRLKSLKGLFDRAKKPYRMAVGNHDRLPRDMRNGSNDFELFEKTFGQTYFSFDHKGWRFIVLNSVETRDNHYVIGDQQLEWLQNLVKTTAKDQPLVIISHIPFLSVYYPVLEGRYTAADTFLNQKQVFDLFKEHNLKLVLQGHMHLYEEIKVKGVQFITAGAVSGNWWQGAFEGTAPGHLEVHVKGRDFSWKYVK, from the coding sequence ATGGTAATGAATCATTTAACAACAGCTATTTTATCTTTTCTTTTTATTGTGTTTTCTAGACTGGAGACAGTGTGTGCACAGGAATTTAAGTTTGCGTTTCTAACCGACATGCACGTTTATAGTGATTCGACCCTTGGTCAGGTGGAGCATAGGTTAAAATCACTTCCGCCAGCGGTGGACTTGTTGCTCAGTGGTGGCGACAATGTCGATATTGACAATTTAAAAGCGGCTGATCTCCCGGCTGGCGAAAAGCGCCTTAAGTCATTGAAAGGGCTTTTTGACCGCGCAAAAAAGCCGTACCGAATGGCTGTCGGCAACCACGACCGCTTGCCGCGCGATATGCGTAACGGTAGCAACGATTTTGAACTCTTCGAAAAGACTTTTGGCCAGACTTATTTTAGCTTTGACCATAAGGGATGGAGGTTTATTGTGCTCAATAGTGTGGAAACCAGAGATAACCACTATGTTATTGGTGACCAGCAGCTGGAATGGCTGCAGAACCTTGTGAAAACCACAGCCAAAGACCAACCTTTGGTAATTATTTCGCATATCCCATTTTTATCGGTTTATTATCCAGTGCTGGAGGGGCGGTATACGGCTGCGGATACTTTTTTAAACCAAAAACAGGTGTTCGACCTTTTCAAAGAGCATAACCTAAAGTTAGTGCTGCAGGGGCATATGCATTTGTATGAAGAGATTAAAGTGAAAGGTGTTCAGTTTATTACTGCAGGGGCCGTGTCCGGAAATTGGTGGCAGGGTGCTTTTGAGGGTACAGCACCGGGACATCTCGAAGTACATGTTAAAGGAAGAGATTTTAGCTGGAAGTATGTCAAGTAA
- a CDS encoding RagB/SusD family nutrient uptake outer membrane protein: MINKYIKLAVVCSGLSLLGSCNDNYLDRVPETAINNENFFNTATDLELYINGLYNFSGIGIYQSDATTDNASTTGNTEIKTIMAGNASAATISGGWSWDQLRKINFFLQHMGKAKISESEKAHYEGLGRYFRARFYVEKVQRFSDVPWVDKALEVGDTDYLFAKRDPRATVVQKIMEDFEFAAQNVQPRIKSGTVNKWVVLQEYGRFALYEGTYRKYHNELELKTTATEFLNKAQALSDQQMREGGFSIYNTGKPNQDYGTLFFSENLENNKEIVLGRFYANNVLNADSWPGMFGNYEYYPLRDLVQAYLMKDGSFYAAQPGYEKNTFVKEFENRDPRLAQTYAYPGWQLIYSHTYAQGAGLYVQQLAKNFSGYHQIKGFQNTLSLEARNNLDIPLYRYAEVLLNFAEAKAELGQLTQADLDRSINLLRRRAGMPDMVVGVGIDPVMATRYSNVESNQRNLVLEIRRERRVELAFEGFRFNDLMRWNVGELLKNKREGIYFSGLGQHDMTGDGVPDIVLLASSSSIPAVKEKNSLGRELQYYRVGRFGQDVGVFLSDGNSGTVETIENTGIFESPKFYYRPIPQGEVLLNNNLKQLFGW; this comes from the coding sequence ATGATAAATAAATATATAAAATTAGCCGTTGTATGTTCAGGTCTTTCTCTGCTTGGAAGCTGTAACGACAACTACTTGGATCGTGTTCCAGAGACTGCGATCAATAACGAAAATTTCTTCAATACAGCGACCGACCTGGAGTTGTATATCAATGGATTGTACAATTTTTCAGGAATAGGGATCTATCAATCGGATGCTACTACAGACAATGCAAGTACAACAGGCAATACGGAGATAAAAACCATTATGGCCGGTAATGCCTCTGCGGCGACGATCTCAGGAGGCTGGAGCTGGGATCAGCTCCGCAAAATAAATTTCTTTCTACAGCATATGGGCAAGGCTAAGATCAGTGAGAGTGAAAAGGCACATTATGAGGGGCTAGGCCGTTATTTTCGCGCTCGATTTTACGTAGAGAAAGTGCAGCGTTTCTCAGATGTGCCCTGGGTGGATAAAGCACTGGAGGTTGGAGATACGGATTATCTTTTTGCCAAGCGCGACCCACGAGCGACGGTCGTGCAGAAAATCATGGAAGATTTTGAATTTGCCGCACAGAACGTACAGCCGCGGATCAAATCGGGTACGGTCAACAAGTGGGTGGTGCTGCAGGAATATGGCCGCTTTGCCCTGTATGAGGGAACTTACCGGAAATACCACAACGAACTGGAATTGAAAACCACGGCGACTGAATTTTTGAACAAAGCACAAGCGTTGAGTGATCAGCAGATGCGCGAGGGCGGTTTCAGTATATACAATACCGGTAAGCCCAATCAGGACTACGGCACTTTATTTTTTAGTGAAAATCTTGAAAATAACAAAGAGATCGTACTTGGACGCTTTTATGCCAACAATGTACTCAACGCAGATTCATGGCCGGGTATGTTTGGTAATTATGAGTACTATCCTTTGCGTGATCTTGTGCAGGCCTACCTGATGAAAGATGGTTCATTTTATGCGGCCCAGCCAGGTTATGAAAAAAATACCTTCGTCAAAGAGTTCGAAAACCGCGATCCACGTCTGGCACAAACGTATGCTTATCCGGGATGGCAATTGATCTATTCGCATACCTATGCACAGGGTGCCGGATTGTATGTGCAGCAGCTGGCCAAAAACTTCTCGGGCTACCACCAGATCAAGGGATTTCAAAATACGCTTAGTTTGGAAGCGCGCAATAATCTCGATATTCCTTTATATCGCTATGCGGAGGTTTTATTGAATTTTGCTGAAGCAAAGGCCGAGCTCGGACAGCTGACGCAGGCTGATCTTGACCGCAGTATTAATTTGTTGCGTAGACGTGCGGGTATGCCAGATATGGTTGTAGGCGTAGGTATCGATCCAGTTATGGCGACACGTTACTCCAATGTCGAAAGCAACCAGCGTAATCTAGTGTTAGAGATCCGGAGAGAGCGTCGGGTCGAACTTGCGTTCGAGGGTTTCCGTTTTAACGATCTGATGCGCTGGAATGTGGGTGAATTGTTAAAAAACAAACGTGAAGGTATTTACTTCTCCGGCTTGGGGCAGCATGACATGACGGGAGATGGTGTTCCGGATATCGTATTGCTGGCTTCCTCATCATCCATTCCGGCAGTGAAGGAGAAAAACAGCCTAGGTCGCGAATTGCAGTATTATCGCGTAGGACGCTTTGGGCAGGATGTGGGGGTATTTCTTTCGGATGGAAATAGTGGTACCGTCGAAACAATCGAAAACACCGGAATTTTTGAATCGCCAAAATTCTACTATCGTCCCATACCACAAGGGGAAGTACTTTTAAATAATAATCTTAAACAACTATTTGGATGGTAA
- a CDS encoding SusC/RagA family TonB-linked outer membrane protein, protein MQQFSTGKRPAKAALLLLLAIAFGQKGFAQQSGELVVIVQDAKSKGLANATVTIKNKNSNLKRSGQADQQGKAVFNNLPVDSNYCILVTYTGLLPKEECQYIVTSGKRSSVVFQLTDAASNQMDEVVVVGYGTQKKTNLSGAVDQISGDVLESRPISNAAQGLQGISPNLNIQFNSGAPGAEPKINIRGITSINGGDPLILVDNVPISAAELIRIAPQDIESFTVIKDASAAAIYGARASFGVLIITTKTGKGDVKVNYSNNFTWNTPTVMPDKITDPYVFSRLLETSTDNTPWDNVNYSDQFYQYAKERSDNPSIAGVRINPSDSKLWEYMGNRDWTRYFLSDWNATNTHDLSISGSNEKVQYYISGSYNRQNSPVKLAEDYFDRYNLRSKVNYRLSDFISFGNNTVIGSTRRLTPSQMSLPDIYNIFPTSFDKNPDGTWANSSAGIIAAQMVDGGKSDRKRLDVQSTFNTELRFFGNKFKVSADYTFQRNSLNRNWYTKQYAIGYGPDDVRKEGTTGAYREAGFSYYNVYNIYGTYLQSFNKHQVSAVLGFNQEDYRYEVITAERAGLISESFPTIQFATGTMKMGEAIDTYALRGAFYRLNYTYDDKYIVELNGRYDGSSRFPKTNRFGFFPSGSAAWRIDRENFMSAVSGLDLLKIRASYGQLGNQSVSNYGYLPSMEKKDTDYLFGSERGIYIQVPSLVSPNYTWEKVNTANVGLDVAVLKNKLSASFDYYSRRTLGMLTLGKDLPNILGASEPRENAADLKTNGWELTVNFQDRFELANAPLRFNAKLLLSDSQSKITRFDNPNKSILQYYEGMQMGEIWGLESNGLFKDEAQIAKLDQTSIIPWGALSIVPGWPTYVDQDGNGKIEKGYTLGDTKDLKIIGNSTPRYQFGIDLSADWKGFDLRAFFQGIGKRDYYPLDYLYWGTYQQPYGNFYGHLLDFYRPGSDSDIDRAKHSQAYLNLGLADQNLNAAYPILQSWLADRNLGTRIDQAQGLAIPQTNYLLNAAYLRLKNLTIGYTLPKSITSRAKINNLRVYLSAENIIEWSAVKRYFDPETLNENTYTNPTAGSDRVGNGLTYPFQRSFSAGIQVTF, encoded by the coding sequence ATGCAACAATTTTCAACAGGTAAAAGGCCAGCCAAGGCGGCTTTATTACTGCTACTAGCAATTGCTTTTGGCCAAAAGGGTTTTGCCCAACAAAGCGGGGAACTTGTTGTCATCGTGCAGGATGCGAAGTCAAAAGGTTTGGCCAATGCAACGGTGACCATAAAAAACAAGAATAGCAACCTGAAACGATCCGGTCAGGCTGATCAGCAGGGGAAAGCCGTGTTCAATAATTTGCCGGTGGATAGCAACTATTGTATTTTGGTGACTTATACAGGACTACTGCCAAAAGAGGAGTGCCAGTATATTGTTACCTCCGGTAAAAGATCGAGCGTGGTCTTTCAACTCACAGACGCAGCTTCAAATCAAATGGACGAGGTGGTCGTTGTGGGGTATGGTACTCAGAAAAAAACCAACCTCTCTGGTGCTGTAGATCAGATTAGTGGCGATGTGCTCGAAAGCCGCCCTATTTCCAATGCTGCGCAAGGGCTTCAGGGGATTTCACCCAACTTGAATATACAGTTCAACTCCGGAGCACCAGGAGCGGAACCTAAAATCAATATCCGTGGAATTACATCGATCAATGGAGGCGATCCATTAATTTTAGTAGATAATGTTCCTATTTCGGCGGCCGAATTAATCCGGATTGCGCCACAGGATATTGAATCATTTACGGTGATCAAAGATGCGTCGGCTGCGGCGATCTACGGGGCCCGTGCCTCCTTTGGGGTTCTGATCATCACGACAAAAACAGGGAAAGGCGATGTGAAAGTGAATTATTCAAATAACTTTACATGGAATACCCCGACAGTAATGCCCGATAAAATAACGGACCCTTATGTGTTTTCGAGGCTATTGGAAACTTCGACCGATAATACACCCTGGGATAATGTCAACTATTCGGACCAGTTTTACCAATATGCAAAAGAGCGATCTGACAACCCTTCCATTGCCGGTGTGCGTATCAACCCCTCAGATTCCAAGCTCTGGGAATATATGGGTAATAGGGATTGGACACGCTATTTCTTGTCCGACTGGAATGCAACAAATACACACGACTTGTCAATCTCGGGTTCAAATGAAAAAGTACAATACTATATCAGTGGTAGCTACAACCGACAAAATTCGCCTGTTAAGCTAGCAGAGGATTATTTTGACCGCTATAATCTGCGTTCCAAAGTAAACTATAGGCTTTCTGATTTTATTTCATTTGGTAACAATACAGTGATCGGAAGTACACGTAGGCTTACGCCTTCTCAGATGAGTTTGCCCGATATCTATAATATTTTTCCAACTTCTTTTGATAAGAACCCGGATGGAACATGGGCCAATTCTTCGGCAGGTATTATTGCCGCACAAATGGTGGATGGCGGTAAAAGTGATCGTAAACGTCTGGATGTACAATCTACCTTTAATACTGAGCTTCGCTTTTTTGGAAATAAATTTAAAGTCAGTGCCGACTACACTTTTCAGCGCAATTCCTTAAACCGCAACTGGTACACCAAGCAGTACGCAATCGGTTATGGACCGGATGATGTCCGTAAAGAGGGGACAACAGGGGCTTATCGTGAAGCAGGTTTTTCCTATTATAATGTTTATAATATCTATGGTACATACTTGCAATCTTTTAATAAACATCAGGTCAGTGCGGTACTGGGTTTTAACCAGGAGGATTATCGGTATGAAGTGATCACTGCTGAGCGTGCCGGACTTATTTCAGAATCCTTTCCAACCATTCAGTTTGCAACAGGAACAATGAAAATGGGTGAAGCTATTGATACTTATGCCTTACGTGGTGCATTTTATCGGTTGAACTACACGTATGACGACAAATATATTGTCGAATTGAATGGTCGTTATGACGGTTCTTCCCGCTTCCCGAAAACCAATCGTTTTGGTTTTTTCCCTTCAGGTTCCGCAGCTTGGCGCATTGATCGTGAAAACTTTATGTCCGCTGTATCAGGGCTTGATTTGTTAAAAATCAGAGCCTCGTACGGTCAGTTGGGCAACCAGTCTGTCTCAAACTATGGCTACCTCCCTTCGATGGAAAAAAAGGATACGGATTATTTGTTTGGCAGTGAACGCGGTATCTATATACAGGTTCCTTCGTTGGTGTCGCCAAATTATACCTGGGAGAAGGTCAATACCGCCAATGTCGGTCTGGATGTCGCCGTTTTGAAAAATAAGCTTTCGGCTAGTTTTGACTATTATTCCAGACGTACCTTAGGTATGCTAACACTAGGCAAAGACCTGCCTAACATTTTGGGGGCAAGTGAGCCTCGCGAGAATGCAGCGGATCTAAAGACCAACGGCTGGGAATTGACTGTCAATTTTCAGGATCGCTTTGAATTGGCCAATGCGCCCTTGCGCTTCAATGCCAAGCTGTTGCTGTCGGATTCACAGTCCAAAATTACACGTTTTGATAATCCTAATAAAAGTATTCTCCAGTATTATGAGGGCATGCAAATGGGTGAGATCTGGGGGCTTGAAAGCAACGGGCTTTTTAAAGATGAGGCGCAGATTGCCAAGCTGGACCAGACTTCGATTATTCCTTGGGGAGCCTTGTCTATCGTACCAGGATGGCCTACTTATGTGGATCAGGATGGTAACGGTAAGATTGAAAAGGGATATACTCTGGGCGATACCAAAGACCTCAAGATCATTGGTAACTCCACGCCACGTTACCAATTTGGTATAGACCTGTCTGCAGATTGGAAAGGTTTCGATCTTAGGGCATTTTTTCAAGGCATTGGTAAACGCGATTATTATCCGTTGGACTACCTATATTGGGGGACATACCAACAGCCTTATGGTAACTTTTATGGGCACTTGCTTGATTTCTACCGTCCGGGAAGTGATTCGGACATCGACCGCGCGAAACATTCACAAGCTTATTTGAATTTGGGACTGGCCGATCAAAATCTCAATGCGGCTTACCCGATCTTACAATCCTGGCTGGCCGACCGTAACTTGGGTACCCGGATTGACCAGGCCCAAGGACTGGCCATTCCGCAGACCAATTATTTGCTGAATGCGGCCTATCTACGTCTGAAAAACCTGACGATAGGGTATACCTTACCCAAATCTATTACTTCACGCGCCAAGATCAATAACCTACGTGTTTATCTAAGTGCTGAAAATATCATCGAATGGTCTGCTGTGAAGCGCTATTTTGATCCGGAGACACTGAACGAAAATACGTATACCAATCCAACTGCAGGTTCGGACCGTGTAGGTAATGGGCTTACTTATCCATTTCAGCGAAGTTTTTCTGCAGGTATTCAAGTCACCTTTTAA
- a CDS encoding FecR family protein, whose translation MQDKKRELEKLIERYSTAKLTDAERAHLTRWLRELDVNESYRFDDEGDRFDMEGVQTRMKEKIDLRLLATETPTKIAYPPWLLWGKVAAVVLFCFSFGWYLLDRNSGGDAQNRQFVKVEKMVDKSKVITYAVVQDSTIVLEDGSKVRVLANSSISLMQPFPAKQRAIQLQGKAFFEVSHDKSRPFTVLSGNILTTALGTSFWVVQEAKNRKPSVRLITGRVSIKERGENGEDKLLAYLNPGQIWAEKVVQPKKEPDLKLERPVEEIVPTILEFHHKPLAEVLPALASFYRTTILFSPDDVSGLSFYGTYTTENEVAQILQTICIANELELKFNTETNTYTILKNSQ comes from the coding sequence ATGCAGGATAAAAAAAGAGAACTGGAAAAATTGATCGAAAGGTATTCAACAGCAAAGCTGACGGATGCAGAACGTGCACATTTGACACGATGGCTGCGGGAGCTTGATGTAAATGAAAGTTATCGCTTCGATGATGAAGGGGACCGCTTCGATATGGAAGGAGTTCAAACGCGGATGAAAGAAAAGATAGACCTCCGTTTGCTAGCCACCGAAACACCTACTAAAATCGCATATCCACCTTGGCTGTTATGGGGTAAGGTTGCCGCAGTTGTTCTTTTTTGTTTTTCATTTGGATGGTATCTACTCGACCGGAATAGTGGCGGGGATGCCCAAAATAGGCAGTTCGTTAAAGTCGAAAAAATGGTCGATAAGTCCAAAGTGATAACCTATGCAGTTGTACAGGATAGCACGATTGTATTGGAAGATGGCAGTAAAGTCCGTGTTTTGGCAAATTCTTCAATCTCCTTGATGCAACCCTTTCCAGCAAAGCAGCGCGCGATTCAATTACAAGGAAAGGCTTTTTTTGAGGTGTCACACGATAAATCGCGCCCATTTACAGTGCTATCGGGCAATATCCTGACAACGGCTTTAGGAACTTCTTTTTGGGTTGTGCAGGAGGCCAAAAACAGGAAGCCTAGTGTGCGCCTGATCACAGGAAGAGTTTCCATTAAGGAGCGTGGCGAAAATGGGGAAGATAAGCTTCTTGCCTATTTGAATCCAGGGCAAATTTGGGCGGAAAAAGTTGTACAACCCAAAAAAGAACCTGATTTGAAACTGGAAAGACCAGTGGAAGAGATCGTACCAACGATATTGGAATTTCACCACAAGCCTTTGGCGGAAGTGCTCCCTGCCTTGGCGTCTTTCTACCGCACAACGATTCTCTTTTCTCCGGACGATGTGTCAGGACTATCATTCTATGGTACATATACAACAGAAAATGAGGTCGCGCAGATTCTGCAAACGATCTGTATCGCAAATGAGCTCGAACTCAAGTTTAATACCGAAACAAATACCTATACGATCTTAAAAAACAGTCAATAA
- a CDS encoding RNA polymerase sigma factor → MLLIYSLPVLNTVVVLKHDLYSQRRIIDLQSMLVKTIDAVLLARLVNADYSAFDEIYEHHWSHLLQIAIKKVGDLDVAMDLVQDLFVDLWQRRHTINIHSGLRAYLISALYHKLFQHFRKKGVYEKHIQQYSILLQDGLHDLFPIDRYEENYTDVLVAIEQSVVEMPDRMRVVFNLKYQRSLSNHEIAEQLGISLQTVKNQLSKALNLVRQHMQQQQLNPSVFLSLSFFLFF, encoded by the coding sequence TTGTTGTTAATATATTCTTTACCTGTCCTTAATACTGTAGTTGTATTAAAGCATGATCTTTACAGCCAACGAAGAATTATTGATCTACAGAGTATGCTTGTGAAAACGATAGACGCCGTGCTATTGGCACGTCTGGTAAATGCAGATTACAGTGCTTTTGATGAAATTTATGAACATCATTGGAGTCACCTGCTTCAAATTGCTATCAAGAAGGTCGGCGACCTGGACGTTGCCATGGATCTCGTTCAGGATCTCTTTGTAGACCTCTGGCAAAGACGACACACAATCAATATCCACAGTGGACTGCGGGCTTACCTCATTTCTGCCTTGTACCACAAACTATTTCAGCATTTCAGGAAAAAGGGGGTGTATGAAAAACATATCCAGCAATATAGTATACTGTTGCAAGATGGTTTACATGACCTATTCCCCATAGATCGTTATGAGGAAAACTATACGGATGTGCTCGTGGCGATCGAACAGTCGGTCGTTGAAATGCCCGACCGTATGCGCGTTGTTTTTAATTTGAAATACCAACGTAGTCTCAGTAATCATGAAATTGCGGAACAACTGGGCATATCGCTTCAAACTGTAAAAAACCAATTGAGTAAAGCGTTGAATCTTGTGCGCCAGCACATGCAGCAGCAACAGCTAAATCCCAGTGTATTTCTGTCCTTATCTTTTTTTCTGTTCTTTTAG
- a CDS encoding DUF5675 family protein, which yields MKKKHILLLQRTYGAQGTNGTITYQGEVICHTIELPDRNNIPRISCIPIGQYKLEKRRYPKHGEQIGIPVVLGREAILIHAANNAWKELQGCIAPVTTLTGEGRGDYSGKALAKLKALVYSLWDMGDEVYLNIR from the coding sequence ATGAAAAAGAAACATATCCTGTTGCTCCAACGTACATATGGCGCACAGGGAACCAACGGTACCATCACCTATCAGGGCGAAGTAATCTGCCATACCATTGAGCTGCCCGACAGAAACAATATTCCGCGAATCAGCTGCATTCCCATAGGCCAGTATAAACTCGAAAAGCGGCGCTACCCCAAGCATGGGGAACAGATTGGCATTCCAGTAGTGCTCGGCCGGGAGGCTATTCTGATCCATGCTGCCAACAATGCATGGAAAGAATTGCAGGGCTGCATCGCGCCGGTGACGACTTTAACCGGTGAGGGCCGAGGGGATTACAGCGGTAAAGCTTTAGCAAAGCTTAAAGCCTTGGTGTATAGCCTTTGGGATATGGGGGATGAAGTGTATTTGAATATTCGATAA
- a CDS encoding DUF6266 family protein, with protein MVKKAPTPAQLRVRETFKIARAFLAPLNGLIKKGFAEQAKRKRSLPFGQALSHTLRIAIRHEAERPVVDPALVLLSDGSIAPANMPILKREIDRIIVTHTVTSDNLYPLDDQIILCAYQVEKGYAFINAKVWRRYEGQAILHLPAGFEADDFHVYLLVCDRKGKKYSRSRYLGYSTK; from the coding sequence ATGGTAAAAAAAGCGCCGACTCCTGCGCAGCTGCGCGTTCGGGAAACATTTAAAATTGCGCGTGCCTTTTTGGCTCCGCTCAATGGATTGATCAAAAAAGGCTTTGCTGAACAGGCCAAGCGCAAAAGATCGCTTCCATTTGGGCAGGCCTTGAGTCACACGCTGCGTATAGCAATCAGGCACGAGGCCGAAAGGCCTGTGGTAGACCCAGCACTGGTTCTTTTGAGCGACGGTTCCATCGCGCCGGCCAATATGCCTATACTAAAACGCGAAATAGATCGCATAATAGTCACACATACAGTGACTAGTGATAACCTATATCCACTGGACGATCAGATTATCCTTTGTGCTTATCAGGTTGAAAAGGGCTATGCTTTTATAAACGCAAAGGTCTGGAGACGGTACGAAGGGCAGGCCATCTTGCACCTCCCGGCAGGCTTTGAAGCCGACGATTTTCACGTTTACTTGCTGGTCTGCGACAGAAAGGGTAAAAAGTATTCACGGTCACGTTATCTAGGGTACTCCACCAAATGA